Part of the Candidatus Bodocaedibacter vickermanii genome is shown below.
GTTTTAATGTTTCTGGCATGTAAAACCATAAAGGGATTAGTAACATAACACCAAACCACACTAAAACATAAAAGCAAGCTCTCCAATCATAGCTTTGCGTTAAAAAGCCACCGATACTGGGTGCAATTGCGGGTGCTAATGCAATAACGCCACCTGTTAAGGACATTAAGCGATTTGCCGTTTGAGGGGGGTAGACTTCCCGAATGACAGCTAAAGCGATAATAGGAGCTGCGCCAATGCCATAGCCTTGAAAAAATCTGGAAATGATAAGACCATAAATGGAATACGATGATGCGCATGCAAACGTTGCAAGAATAAAGATGATAAACGCGCCAAGCAAAACGAACCGACGTCCCAGTACATCCGAGATTGGACCATGTGTAAGAGACCCTAAACCAAACCCAACCAAAGCGATGCTGAGGGTCATTTGAGCTAAGTCATTTGAAACGTTAAAGTATTGAGCAATATAAGGAAGTGCAGGGGTGTAAAGTCCCAAAGCAACCTCTGACACGAAGACACTCAAAACAAGTAGAGTAGGGAGTGAAAATATTTTTTGTAACGGTGTCATTGGTCTTTTTTCTAATTATCTGGCACATCTTAATAGATTATTTGGTTTAAGTAAAGCCCCTCTGGTGGTGCAGTGGGCCCACCAGCTGCACGGTCTTTAGCAAGAAGGGCTGTTTGAACCTGAATTGGCTGCCATTTTCCTAGCCCAACGAGGCATAACGCCCCCACCATATTTCTAACTTGGTGGTGTAAAAATGATTTAGAACGAGTGTGAAATTCGATTAAATGTCCAGTTTGGGTGAATTCAGCTTGTTCTAACGTTTTGAACGGCGATAATCCCTGACAAGACGCAGCACGAAAGGTTGTGAAGTCGTGATGTCCAATTAAAAACTGAGCAGCCTTATTCATTGCATCCACATTCAGGGGCAATGGCACATGATAGGCACGGTTGAGATCAATGGTTAAGGGTGCTCTGCGATTGATGATTTTATACACATAGGTTCTGGCTTTCGTACTAAATCTGGCATGAAAGGTATCATCCATGACTTCAGTTTCAAGGATAGAAATGCCTTTGCCTTGAAAAAAATGATTTAGACTGTGTCTGAATCGAAAGGGATCGATTTCTTTTTTGATGTCGGCATGGGCGACTTGCCCCAATGCGTGAACACCTGCATCAGTTCGTCCTGAAACCTGAAGCCGTACGTGTTCGTGGGTTATTTTAAAAATAGCGATTTCGATTTCGTTCTGAAGTGTGGGAAGGTTATCTTGGTATTGCCAGCCATGGTAATTGCTGCCATCATATTCGATTGTAAACTTATAACGGGGCATTGATTCTTATGAGTTAATGTGTGGTGCCCAGAGGGGGACTTGAACCCCCACGACCACTAGGATCGACAGATTTTAAGTCTGTTGCGTCTACCATTCCGCCATCCGGGCAACGAGCCAACAGTATCGCTTTCAGAAATAAAGATCAAGTTATTTTTTTCAAAAAATTTTATAAAAAGTCCTTGCCTTTGGTTCAAAAATTCCGTATATCTGTTTGCGGATGGATGGCTGAGCGGTTGAAAGCACCGGTCTTGAAAACCGGCGAGGGGGAAACTCCTTCGTGGGTTCGAATCCCACTCCATCCGCCACCCTGTGGCAGTTCAACATTAGTTCTAAAATCTTTATACTGATTGACATCATAGATAAACTCTTATAAACCATACTTAATTATTATAGGAGCAACCAATATGAAACCATATTTTAGCTCAAGATTTAAACGAAGCAGAACGATACTTTAAGCTTGCCGCCGATCAGGGGTATTCTGGGAAATAAGGTATAAAATTGGTTGGAAATGTGCTAGATATACGTTCATAAAACAGAGGTGTTCATGATTCGTATCCCATCGAAATTAGTTGAAGCTATTCGTCAAAACGTCAGTGATTCTGAAACGGTTAATGCCGCTCAATTGCGGGCAAATTACCAATCAAACAAAGATCATCAGGGGATGTATGATACCTATTTGATGTCACGGATGCCTGCGACATACGCAGCAATTTCAAGGGTTTTGCAGGAAATCCCACTTGATGCGAACGTAGAAACAGTATTGGATATTGGCAGTGGACCAGGTACAGGGCTGTGGGCGGTTCGGGAGCGATTCGATACCCTGGAATCTTATGTAGGGTTGGAGGGGGATCAAGGCTTTATTTCGCTTGCAGAGCGCTTAAACACGAGTATTTCAGAGCATGTCGTAGCGTGGATGCCCGGGCGGTATCCGAAAGGGTTGCCTAATATTAAGGCGGATCTAGTGTTGATGTCATATACGGTTGGCGAAAACTCACCGGAAACTGTGGCTAAAACTATCGATCATGTGTGGGCACATAATGTTTCGGAATGGTTGGTTGTGATCGAGCCGGGAACGCCCAAAGGGTTTAAATCTATTCTAGAGATTCGAGCTTACATTACAGCAAATGGAGGCAACATCTATGCACCCTGTAAAGGGAACTATAATTGCCCATTAATTGGGCAAGACTGGTGTCATTTTTCAGTTCGATTGGAACGAAGTCAGTTACAGAAAAAAATTAAAGATGCAACTTTACCCTATGAAGATGAAAAATTCAGTTATTTGATTGTACGCAACACGCCGGTTGCTCTTTGTGAAGAGTCATCACGCATTATCAAAAAACCAATGGTTCGACCTGGGCACATAACGTTGGATCTGTGTAATGAATCCGGTTACGAACGCAAGACAGTATCAAAATCTCAAAAAGAAACATACCGCACTGCAAAGAAAGTAGAGTGGGGGGATTCATTGTAATCCTTTTTTTGGGCTTTATTTAATCACCCTGTTTTTTACCGTATTAACTTCATGTTTACCAAATCTTAGTATTATAAGCTTATACAAAAACAGAGAACCTTGATGCTTAAGATGATTGATAGTTTGTTACACTCATCCAGTCTTAGTAAGCTTATACCATTAGCTGCTAAGCGCAAAAAAACTATGAGTACATTTGATGTGGATGGCGAGTTTGGGGAGGGGGCTCCCACAGAAAAAGCAACCTCTGCACCTATCCAAGCTCCACAAACAATACAAAGCCTATCTTTACTTAGCATTTCCAATACTAAAAATTCTCATACTCAAGAAATCATTTCTTATGGGGATGATCTCTTGAATCAACTAAAAACACTCCAGTATCAATTATTAGGAAATGAAGTTTCCCACGAACAGTTACACGAGCTTGAAACAATGTTTCAGACCTTACCCAAAGAACTTCAGTCTATACCTGCTGATTTAAGAGGCATTGTTGACGATATTCAGGTACGCGTCGCTGTAGAATTAGCAAAACTTTCAATTAATCGATAATAAGCTAATTTTGTTATTGCCTTTGCACCAATAATCTTGTATAAACAGCTCATCACGCACCCATAGCTCAATTGGATAGAGCGTCAGACTACGGATCTGAAGGTTAGGGGTTCGACTCCTCTTGGGTGCGCCATTTTATACTATGTTCTTATACTTACATCATAAGCAGCTTCACTTCTTTATCATCCTTTAATTGTTTAATCTGACGATGATTTAATGAAGTATCCAGCAGCGCCGTTTAATCCAAAGGCTAAAGAAAATTATACAACTAATAATTTTGTAAAAAGAAAAGCTGGAGGGGTATACCAGAGATTTGGCAAGGCCTGATGATTCGTCAGGAAAATGTTATGTAGAAAAAACATATGAATCGAACCTTTGGGTGATAATAAAGATTATGTTAAATATCGTGCCGAAATAATATTGACGCAAATCATTATTTAAGGTTTTGATTCTCAGCTGAAGCAGTAAATGGGCTCCTTTATTCGTCCAGCGCATTTGTTGTTTCTTCGCCGTCCGTCGACTGATCAATTCATTTACGGTCGATTCAACAAACGCTGTGGATATGGTTTCATCGTATATGTTAAATAATATAGTTCTTGAACATGACGCATAAACTCGATATCGTATCATAAGCAATGTAGAGTAAATTTTTACAATGGCTTGGCATATAGATTGGGAATCAAAGTTTAAGTCGTGTGATTATTCAGATAAACTATTAGAAAAAATCAACCGCTTTAGTGCTGAGGCGAACACTTCGGTCGATGTACACCTTGTAAAGAAAGCAATTTACTTTGCTAAAGAATATCACTTTGGACAATTTCGTCAATCTGGTGAACCCTATTATACTCATCCTTTAGAAGTTGCAGGCATGGTATGTGATTATCTGGTTGACACCGTTTCTATTATCACCAGCATCCTTCATGATACTTTAGAAGATACAGACCTTGATTATGCTACCATTGCTGAACATTTTGGAGATTTGGTTGCAGCTCAAGTCGAAGATTTAACACGAGTTAAACCCTTTGGAAAAATCACATCTGCCGATATATTAAAGCAACTTTGGAAAGAAAAAAAATATAATTTGCTTCTTATCAAGTTGGTTGATCGTCTACATAATATGCAAACAATTTTTGCAAAGTCTCCGGAAAAACAACACAAGATTGTAACGGAAACTTTGCAATATTTCTTAGCCCTAAGTGAAATATTAGAGTTACCTGAATTGACCAAAGTTTTATATACAACGTGTTATGAAACAAATATAAAACTAGGCCTTATCCCTCAAGATGAACTTATTCTTGATAAGCCGGTAGAGTTTGCTGATTCTCTAATTTCTGAAAGTAACTAACACTTACAAAGAAACCAATTCCTACTGGTACAAGAATTACAAATATCCCCCAATATCCAAAATATTCAGTTGTATATACTAACCCAAATGCCGTAATAAAATACGTTGCAAGTTTTGCCACTGCGCTTAAAAAGCTGGTGTACGTAAATCGCCTAAATACAGGAAAGTACTTATAGAATATGGGCGATGCTGGAATGTGATCAAACACAAACAACGCGGCTAAACATTGAAAAATCAATATATAGGATGCATCTTGAGTATAATTTATAACAACGGGAAATGATAACATCGATGCAAAAAATAAATAAAATTTTGCTTTTAGTATTTTAAAAGGATGGATTATATAACTTAGATACGCTAAAAGAAGTAACCCCAACAAATCAATAACTGAAACCCAGAAATTTTGGCTAATTACTTCATGGGCAGTATATCCAAAATCTCGCTTTAGGACGTCTGAACAATATATATATATGAAATAAAAGCATGGCGGACGCGCGCATTGGATCAAGAAATATGCGATGGAAATTAAATACGATGATTTTTGTTTCATGAATTCTTCGTTTAGATCACTCCAGGCAACTTTATTTTCTTTCAGCTGCTCTTTTAGCTTGTTGCGCTTGTTAGCAAACTCATCGGCCTCTTTTAAACTGGTTCTAGCAATGGTTCCAACCAACGCAATCCCTGCCCCCACTAAGAAAGCAGCTCGCCAGCTTGTAATTTCATTGAACGTGTTATTTGTAAAAATAGCAGCTACTCCAATAGCGGCACTGGTTCCGAGTGCAGAAAAAACTGTAATTAATGCAACCATTGGATATTGAACTGGAGGTTTAGAGCTTTCTGTTAAATAGAGCTCTGCTCCCCTCACCTCTGCTGTTGCGGCCATACCTTGAACAACACGGCACAAAGTGATGATCCAAGACGCAGTAATTCCTATTTGTGCGTATGTTGGCAATGATGCAACAATTATGCACGATACAGCCATCATCAATGTGGTTAAGATTACCACAGCTTTTCGACCTATATAATCTCCAATGTATCCAAAGATTAAAGCTCCAAAAGGTCTTAATAGATACGTTGAACAAAATGAAAACGCGGTAATTAACGATGCTGTAAAAGGATCAGTTTTAGGAAAAAAAAGTTCATTTAAAAGCACTGCCATATGTACATATAGCATCAGGTCAAAATATTCTAAAAATGTACCTATTGATAAAAGGCCGACAGCCTCTCGTTGATCTTTTGTTAGATAGAAAAAATAGTTTTTAATGTTTCCAGGCTTCATTTTTTGCTCCTCACCCTAAAGAGAATACCCCCAACAAAGATGTTAAGATCTACCGAGTAGCAGACCACTTTTTATTGTTAATATAAGATTTGAGGACTTTCAAATAAAAATATCTTTATACTTTTTGATGTTTTTAATGACTATTGATTATCAGCTTTATGTTTTTTTGAGCCTATTCCAATGATAATGCTACCAACAATAATTGAACACAATGACCCAAGCAAAACACCTATTTTCATTTGATTTTCTAATTCGGCAGGATCGAAAGCCTGTAGCCCAATGAATAAACTGAGCGTAAATCCAATCCCACACAAACTGGCTACACCAAAAAATTGAGCCATGGTCGTCCCTTTAGGAAGCTCAACATAGTTGCAGAATTTTGCAATATACATAACGCTGATGATTCCAAATGGTTTTCCAAAAAACAACCCTATAAAGCATCCTATACTAATCGTGGAAAAAACATCATTAAGTTTTAGTTCACTAAAAGGTAATTCGCAGTTAACAAATGCAAATAAAGGTAAAATGACAAAAGCAACCAATGTATGAATGGATGCTTCCATATCTTTTACCAAATGGACTGTTTTATGAGGTAACTCTATCCGGGTGGGAATAAAGCATGCCAGTGTTATCCCTGCAATTGTACCATGTACACCAGCCTGTACAACAAACAACCACAAGATAATCCCCATTACGTAATATAAAAAATGATTGTGTGATTTAAATTTATTTAACATGAATAAAATCACAAGCGGAATAAGGCTCCACAACAGTGGAATAATATCCAGTTCAGGTGTATAAAAGATAGCAAGCGTCAAGACCGCCAGCACATCATCCATAATCGATAACCCAATCACAAAAACCTTAATATTATCAGAAACCTTATGTTTCATTAATGTCAAGATGGCCAGAACAAATGCTGTATCAGTGGCAACAGGGATTGCCCACCCTGCACTTCCTTCTGCTGAATCATAATTTAATGTCGTATACAATAATGCAGGAGCAACAAATCCGCCGATTGCAGTAAGGGCTGGCAGCAGCAAATTGCGCCTATCTTTAAATTCCCCCTCTTGAATGTGATATTTCATTTCTAATCCTAAAAAGAAAAAGAATATCGCCATCAAACCATCGTTTACAAATTTGACTATAGTTTTTGATACATGATAAGGACCAATACCAATGATGAGTTTGTAGTTTATAATTTCCCGGTAATACTGTAACAAGCTGTCGATATTACTGATAGCCAAAGCAATTGCTACGCAAAAAAAGAGTAAGAATGCGGACAAAATATCTTTTTGGACTTCTATTTTGGTGAATTGCTTTATGGAAACCTCTCTTGCAAATAATCTGTTATTTGTTAATTATCCATAAAAATTACTTATAAAAAGTTAAGGTGTTTTGTTTTTTACTTAAAGTGGTGAAAAGTCAGTTAGGCTTTTAATAAGTCTTTTGCGATAAATAAAACGACCTCTACAAAAATTAGAACGATAATGATCCATTCTAACATTGAACTGTGTTTATGATTAAGCTGATCTTCCAAAATCTCTAATAAATCTTGGATCATCGTCAACCCCATGTTCAAGCTTTCAACCCGTGAATGTAGATCAAGAAAATCTGCTGCCATATGGTAATGAGGCTCGATTTCTGAATGATCCCATATGACCCTGGGTGTGTGCATTACATTTAGGTTGCTGTTGATGGATGATTTTTGAAGGTACAGTTCACCCATTTTTTTAGCAATTTCATTTCGTTTTAAGGATGTTTTTCCAGTCTTTGCTAAGGTGCGAGGAATAAATGCCATTTTATCAATAGTTGATTTTAAATCTTTTTCATGGCTTGCAAGCTTAATAGATTGACCCAAAGCATAAGATAACGACAATTTATAAAATGCATCCGTATCGTTTTCAAGGATGATCGTATTGCCAATTTCATCAATGACAGTTTTGGTTCCAACTTCATAAAAAAATTCATCGATTTCAAATTGAGTGGTGGGTTCATCAGCAAACTGTTCAATTGATTTAATAAATGATAACGATTGGTTTGAATCTTGCCCCCAAAAAACAACAGCGCCAAATGCAAAAATATATACAAATTGCGTATCGGATTGATAAAAAACAACATCGCTAAAGCGTTGCACATTTTTTTCTTTTTTATGTAAAAACGTATATACACTCGCTAATCTGTAGCCACTTGCTGTACTATATGTTAAACACTTCATATCAATCTCTTTTTGCATTGCATTTCTAATTATATTACATGATCATAGATAAAAAAGCATAGAGTTTATTATGAAAACAATTCACGACATTCTTCCTTTTATGAAAAATGTACTGGTTCGAGTCGATTGGAATGTGCCAATTCAAGACGGAGTTGTACTGGATAACAGCCGAATTTTAGAAACTGTTCCAACAATTATGGGCTTATTAAGTTCGGGTAAACACGTTACGATACTTACTCACTTGGGACGTCCTAACGGAGCATATCAGGCTGAAAGTTCGTTGAAATTACTGCAACCAGAAATAGAGAAACTGTTGCAACATCCCGTAAATTTAATTGAGAACTTAGATCAATTGGGACATCAGTGGGAGCATCAGATCAGTTTGTTTGAAAATATACGTTTTTTTCCAGGTGAAGAAGCCAATGATCCTGAGTTAATTAAACGCTTGATTCAAAAAGCCGATGTGTTTGTAAATGATGCATTTTCAGTGTCTCATCGGGCACATGCCTCTGTTGAAGGAATTACGCATCACCTGCCCCACTGTTCCGGAGTGTTGATGGATCGAGAGCTTTCTAATCTTAGTTATTTTCATGAACATTATGAACAGCCCCTTATGGCAATATGTGGGGGTGCAAAAATTTCAACTAAAATAGATTTTATTCAAAATATGCTAAAGAAAGCAAAAACCATTGCGTTAGTTGGCGGACTTGCAAATACATTTCTAAAAGCGCAAGGTCTAAATGTGGGACTGTCCCTTGTGGAAGATGATGCCATTGATCTTGCGAAAAAAATCATCGATCAAGCCGCAACCGAAGGATGCGAATTGTGGATGCCCAATCACGTTAGAGTTGGGAAAACGCTTACTGATACTCCCATTGATAAGGCAGCAACCGAAGTGACTACAGATGAACGCATTCTAGATATTGCTCCCCGAAGTTTGGAGTGCTTACTTAAAACTGCGAATGATGCAAAGACGATTATTTGGAATGGTGCTCTAGGTGTCTTTGAAAACCCTACGTGGAGTAATGGTACGTTTACTCTGGCAAGAGAATTGGGCCGTTTAACACAACAGCAGCAGTTTCAAACATTGGCAGGTGGTGGCGAAACAGTGATGGCGCTGCGTCAAACAAATACGTTTAACCAGTTTACATATGTATCTTTGGCAGGCGGCGCATTTATGGAATTTATGGAAGGTAGAAAATTACCCGGAATTGTTCCATTGTTGTAAACTCCGCAACGTGATGTTGCATCCTGTTTATATAACTGCCCGCAAATAGTTAAGCGTGATCATTATCTATCAGGGTGGATGTCCAGGTGTTCCAAACCGCATAAACTGTGCCGTTTGTCGCGTCGGCACATACGTACGACGCTTATGGGTCGCCCATTCTCCATGGACAGACAGCGTCTTTCCTAAACTTAAGCTCGCTCCCACAGAGGTCAGCGGTGTGGCACTGCATCTCCATTAGCACAATTCGCCCCAGTGTGCCTGATGGCATTGTGGGGCGAAGGGCGCTGTGGTTACCCAATTAGCTCCTTAGGCAAATACTGATGGTCAATTGTAACCTTTAACCCTTTCATTTCAGCTAAGTTACAAATTCCAAGCCCCCACAAACTCAAAAGCTTATCTTCATAGTCTGGGAATATCCCCCGCGTCATTGATTTATAGCTATCAGCAAAGATTTGTGCTTGTTCATTGAAAACCATTTCATCTTTGTTCCAAATCGCTTCAAGCATTAGTGCTAGCGGATATAATTTTCCATACTGCTTCGTGGAATATCCTTTTTTAAGTTTTTCTATGAATACACTCCATTGATTTTCGTATCGATTTAACGCCAAAACCACTAAGCATCGATATAACCAGTTCGCAGGATGACTGGTTGGTTTTGTATCATAATCATAATAGTCGTCAACCATAGTAAAATAAGATTTTACTAGATCTTCATTTCCGCTATTTAGGGCATCAAACATCGCTGATAAACATGCCGTACTTGTTTTGTTACTAGGTCTAATTTCTTTGCTATATAAAAAACTGTCTTTGTCATATTCAACTGCTGTTTTCATATATTCTTTGAACTTCTTTGAATCTTTATGTAGATACCATTCTAATATTCCCAAGAATTTATATCCCGAATAAAGTCCGTGAAGTGAATTGAGCCTTTTACTAACATTTTCTGATTCCATATCCATAAAATATTCTGGGATTATTTTTTTTTGATATCGTTCATATTGCTCTTGTGGTGTAGGTAATTTCATTTATTCTCCTCCTGTAATCTTTGGTGTTCTAATAGCGTTAAATTCTTTAAAGTTGGATGGATCATAACGACCATAATCATACCATCGATTAACACCAAATTCATCTTGTACGTTTGCTTTAAATCGAATTTTATCGGAGTTTTCTTTTAAAATTCGCAGAGTTTCGGGATGCATTCCTGTTCTTTCTAAGCTATCAATCTGCTTTTTCATCCAAGCTGGCGATAATTGCTGCACACCATCCGTTGTTCTTGCTAACTTTGGGAACCCTCCACCTGTTGCAAACTTAGACTCAGTGATAACAATGTCAACAACAATATCAATACCATTTATTTTTCCTGCTGGATCATAAAATACTCTCGCATCATCAATGCCTCTATTTCCAAGCAACCTAGTGGGTAAATGATCTCCCCTCGCATAATCTAATGCTCTTCTTCCTGCAGCCTCTGCCATTTCACCCTTGACTGCAGTTGTTAATCTATTCGCAGCCCCATTTAATCTTGCTTCCGAAAAAGATGGCTCTACCATCTCTCTCGCACCAGATGGTCTTGGCACACTTGAAGCTCGGGGTTGCACAGGACGTTCAGTAGTGGGGCGTCCCCGTGTTTGTGGCGCTTCTGCTGCTTTCTTGGCTGCCTCACGTTGCCGCTGGGCTTCTAACGCCGCTTGTTCTGCGTCTCTTCGCGTAATCTGTTCAGAGGTTGTCTCGGTCTTTTCGTGGAACATCACGTTCGGTAATTCAAATCCTACAGAATCCTCTCCCAACTCTAATCGTCCACTGTAAGCTGGCGCATACGCTGCTGCCGCACCTGCCGCATCACCTGCTGATGTAAAGTGTTTCGTTAAATTCACTCCATACCGTCGGTCGTATGTTTCAGCGGTTATCGTTTCAATGGCTAACACCTCTACCCCATCACACTTAAACTCAGCTTTACCGTCCACAACTTTGGAACTGTCCCCGCCTTTGACGCCAGCTCCAACGCTGCTAACAGCATCCCACCCGGTCTTTCCCAGATCCTTTAAGCTTACTGAAGCATTCCAACTTGCACCATCTTGGGCATGTGTATCTGCCTTATCCACCAGGATTACCTTCCGAATCGTCCCTGTCCCCATGACCCCCTTCAACTGACTGCCATAAATCACAAGCTCATCCACAGGATGTCCAGGTGTTCCAAACCGCATAAACTGTGCCGTTTGTCGCGTCGGCACATACGTACGACGCTTATGGGTCGCCCATTCTCCATGAACAGACAGCGTCTTGCCTAAACTTAAGCTCACACCTCCCGATGTATCCTTGCTGTCAGATTCATAACACACAACTCCAACTTCAACACGATGTGCATTCAAATCCATCACCATCGCATTCGCATCGCTGCCATTTAACAGCAACGTATCTGCCCTCATTTTTAACCCAAACAATGCTTGGATCGATCCTTTATGGGGCGTCTTTCGCGTCACATGGCTGTCATAAAAGGATATACCAATACTTTACAATGGTTCAAATGGTTTATCTAGGTTAAAACCATGACTCTCTCCATAACAAACTCCCTGCTTAATTTCATCATCAATACGTTTTCGAAGAGTTTGACTTTTAATATATGCGTGAAACTTAGCCCATCCTTCTTTCTCGCACCCCAAAGGGGTATCGAGAAATTCTAAAAAATAATTTACGTCTCGAGGAATCATAAAAAAAGCTGTACTCTCAAAATACTCTAATACATTTAATGGTATTGATCTTGGATCTGACTTTGGAAACGTAGGGTATTCTGCCTTCTCTGAATCAATATATTTGTTATAAATAAAACAATTAATCGCATCTCCATGATTAAGTATATCACCTAAGGATATATAGCCTTTTGCATAGGCTTTAATAATTTTCTTCAGATACTCTCCAAAAGTATCAAGCGTAGTATCTTCAGGAACTCTATATTGAGGTAATGTTTCTGGATCGTTGTATGTCATAATATACTTTCTATTTGAATGATATTTTCTCTAAAAGCTTGCGTATAGGATCATTAATCTCAACTTTTGGATAACAAGATTTGCTTGTTGTTCTAATCGTTATTCTTTGACCATTTGGTAATATCTTAGGAAATCCTTCTTTGGAAATTATTTTTGGTGCTCTAATTCCAGTGAGTTTTTCGAAAAATGCTCTTGCTGCTATTTCTCCTCCAGGCAACTCTGTATCTGCAAATATTCGATCTCCTTTTTTTGTTACATTCCCAGGATTTAAACCTTCTAACTTTATTCCTCCTATTTGTTCACTTTGTTTTGCAGATAACTTTGGTTTCCTACTCATCCAGGATTTATCTTCTAACTTTTTTCGTAGGGCAGCACCAGCCATTTTCTGCATAACATACTTAAAGCCTTGTTTAGCCGCCCCATAAATACCTGTAACAATATCCGTAACATCATCAAGTCCTTGCTCCATCTCAAGCAAGTCCTTCGCGGTAAGCACTTGAACATATTCTCCAGGAATAATTCCAGGCACCCATTTTTTTCCTTCTGCATCGATGAATGATGGCAATAATACCTCATCTTCCTCTCCCCCCATCGGATCCACATGTTGTGGGGCACTTGCGGCGGCGGCGGGTGCAGTATCATCAGCTTCATACTCATCGTCATAGTCATCATCAGTTGGGATATTATAATCCGTCACATCAACAGGATCGGTGACTAAAGCACCTGCAAACTCATCATACTTTTGTTGCCATTGATCTAGAATATCTTCATGGGCATCATTTGCTTTTAACTGTCGGATACGCTGTGCTATCTCGTTCAAGAACTCATCACTCGATAGGCTTTGATTCAAAAGCCATGTCAGGTATGCTTCAATTTCTCTTCGAGTAATCTGTTGAGAGGTTGTCTCAGTCTTTTCGTGGAACATCACGTTCGGTAATTCAAATCCTACAGAGTCTTCTCCCAACTCTAATCGTCCACTATACGATG
Proteins encoded:
- a CDS encoding phosphoglycerate kinase encodes the protein MKTIHDILPFMKNVLVRVDWNVPIQDGVVLDNSRILETVPTIMGLLSSGKHVTILTHLGRPNGAYQAESSLKLLQPEIEKLLQHPVNLIENLDQLGHQWEHQISLFENIRFFPGEEANDPELIKRLIQKADVFVNDAFSVSHRAHASVEGITHHLPHCSGVLMDRELSNLSYFHEHYEQPLMAICGGAKISTKIDFIQNMLKKAKTIALVGGLANTFLKAQGLNVGLSLVEDDAIDLAKKIIDQAATEGCELWMPNHVRVGKTLTDTPIDKAATEVTTDERILDIAPRSLECLLKTANDAKTIIWNGALGVFENPTWSNGTFTLARELGRLTQQQQFQTLAGGGETVMALRQTNTFNQFTYVSLAGGAFMEFMEGRKLPGIVPLL
- a CDS encoding Imm49 family immunity protein, whose translation is MKLPTPQEQYERYQKKIIPEYFMDMESENVSKRLNSLHGLYSGYKFLGILEWYLHKDSKKFKEYMKTAVEYDKDSFLYSKEIRPSNKTSTACLSAMFDALNSGNEDLVKSYFTMVDDYYDYDTKPTSHPANWLYRCLVVLALNRYENQWSVFIEKLKKGYSTKQYGKLYPLALMLEAIWNKDEMVFNEQAQIFADSYKSMTRGIFPDYEDKLLSLWGLGICNLAEMKGLKVTIDHQYLPKELIG